A stretch of the Osmerus mordax isolate fOsmMor3 chromosome 12, fOsmMor3.pri, whole genome shotgun sequence genome encodes the following:
- the nkrf gene encoding NF-kappa-B-repressing factor: protein MAQGIDKGEMPSFELVPSSEAKKRPNSSDGREEPMRKMPVSKFASRPRFEPVHFVSGGSSGGSCNDEKENDKERRRGDTYSSTRQRELDHSSYGSSRAQSSSTVRPAFDRVSSYGFDSWADHRDRDRNRDLPTGSSSSFGGYGSRGSTSNYMTKTQQDYSARYEAHNARHSDSYSQAHRSDGYGGGSRSGGWDSGRQGIGFGHQDRPSSSRAFSRVYSSPGTSSPTPSSVTGCSQPLAISQATLDEKQRLISGVAASVVVTSRDPAFVSGSDAPNYNFILSRSIQACKTNPEYIYVNLKDIPPGDLPKNRKVPSDGYACELRCQCVYLATGYSGSKNGARDRASEQAVKLFLKPVEVRVVQRKYRHSLVSDIVVCQMHCPTPAFLPALRNPEDKPTPSSKGQYEPDKRKHWTEFVIVDNAHDAICILNNSAAFNRMKIDYKFDIVPNSSAWQCSVYLQDELVAQARGSKKTSKHTAAEEALRKLRMNQAARQQQQQQQQSSRGNHSDPQGGRFGQHGGRKKHLSELVILENSDNAICIINDTAQFNKVAADYKFTVLPDHRWRCEVYLEGQYVAAGIGPKKTVKHIAAEQALATLRQTQAVVKSNLRKEGHADAISRNQILARAGEESMRQEIKEDNIGNQLLRKMGWKGGGLGREGEGIAEPIKVKEQFSREGLGMDMDKPGHQLGKRDIEDIIRNYVSSDRQDDLRFSTELNNDERKQIHQISQKYGLRSKSYGQGRQRFLIVSRKVHKDQLIGQLLQEGQVGRYELVKPQASH from the exons ATGGCACAAGGCATTGACAAAGGCGAAATGCCCTCCTTTGAGCTCGTTCCAAGTTCTGAAGCAAAAAAGAGACCCAATTCATCAGATGGCA GAGAAGAACCCATGAGGAAAATGCCTGTATCCAAATTTGCCTCCAGACCCAGGTTTGAGCCTGTACACTTTGTCAGTGGTGGTAGCAGTGGAGGATCTTGCAATGATGAGAAGGAAAATGATAAGGAGCGCAGGAGGGGTGACACATACAGCAGCACCAGGCAGCGGGAGTTGGACCACTCTTCTTACGGCAGCAGTCGGGCTCAGAGCTCCTCAACAGTTAGACCTGCATTTGACAGGGTTTCGTCATATGGCTTTGACTCTTGGGCAGACCACAGGGACAGGGATAGAAACAGAGACCTACCGACGGGTAGTTCAAGCAGTTTTGGAGGTTATGGTAGCCGGGGATCCACCTCAAACTACATGACAAAAACACAGCAGGACTACTCGGCTAGATATGAGGCCCACAACGCTCGGCACTCAGATTCATACTCTCAGGCCCACAGATCGGATGGATATGGAGGGGGAAGTCGGTCGGGGGGCTGGGATTCAGGACGTCAAGGCATAGGCTTTGGGCACCAGGACAGACCGTCCTCCAGCAGGGCATTCAGCAGGGTCTACAGCAGCCCAGGAACAAGCAGTCCCACACCTTCCTCTGTCACTGGCTGTTCGCAGCCCCTTGCTATATCCCAAGCTACTTTGGACGAGAAGCAAAGGTTGATTTCAGGAGTGGCAGCTTCTGTGGTTGTCACTTCTAGAGACCCCGCGTTCGTGAGCGGATCTGATGCTCCCAACTACAACTTCATCCTGAGTCGTAGTATCCAGGCTTGTAAGACTAATCCAGAGTACATCTATGTCAACCTCAAGGATATTCCTCCAGGAGACCTCCCAAAGAACAGGAAAGTACCGTCTGATGGCTATGCCTGTGAGCTGAGATGCCAGTGTGTTTACCTTGCTACTGGATACTCGGGCAGTAAAAATGGAGCCAGGGACCGTGCGTCAGAGCAGGCAGTCAAGCTCTTTTTAAAACCAGTGGAGGTGCGTGTTGTGCAGCGCAAGTATCGACATTCTTTGGTCAGTGATATAGTGGTGTGTCAGATGCACTGTCCTACACCAGCCTTTCTACCGGCTCTCCGTAATCCAGAAGATAAACCGACTCCTAGCTCCAAGGGGCAGTATGAGCCTGACAAACGCAAGCACTGGACCGAGTTTGTGATCGTTGACAATGCTCATGACGCCATCTGCATTCTCAACAACTCTGCTGCCTTCAATCGCATGAAAATCGACTACAAGTTTGACATAGTGCCTAATAGCAGTGCGTGGCAATgcagtgtgtacctgcaggatgAGCTGGTGGCACAGGCGCGAGGCAGCAAGAAGACCTCCAAGCATACAGCTGCCGAAGAGGCTCTGAGGAAGCTTCGTATGAACCAGGCAGcaaggcagcagcagcagcaacaacaacaatcttCTCGTGGAAATCACTCGGACCCCCAGGGTGGCCGTTTTGGTCAGCATGGTGGTAGAAAGAAACACCTGAGTGAGCTAGTTATCCTAGAGAATTCTGATAATGCCATCTGTATCATCAATGACACAGCCCAATTTAATAAGGTAGCTGCTGATTACAAGTTCACTGTGCTCCCAGACCATCGCTGGAGATGTGAAGTGTATCTAGAAGGCCAGTATGTAGCTGCAGGTATAGGACCTAAGAAGACGGTTAAACACATTGCAGCAGAGCAAGCGCTGGCCACactgagacagacacaggctgTGGTGAAATCTAACCTCAGGAAGGAGGGTCATGCTGACGCCATTTCCCGTAACCAAATCCTGGCCCGTGCTGGAGAGGAGTCCATGAGACAGGAGATCAAGGAGGACAACATTGGGAATCAGCTACTCCGCAAGATGGGCTGGAAGGGTGGCGGACTGGGTCGCGAAGGGGAGGGCATTGCAGAGCCAATTAAAGTCAAGGAGCAGTTTTCTAGAGAGGGGCTGGGTATGGACATGGACAAACCTGGACATCAGCTCGGCAAGCGGGATATTGAGGATATTATCCGTAATTATGTCAGCTCAGATCGCCAGGATGACCTACGCTTCTCAACAGAGCTCAACAATGATGAACGCAAGCAAATTCACCAGATATCTCAGAAGTATGGACTACGGAGCAAGTCATATGGACAGGGCAGGCAACGCTTTCTCATTGTTAGCCGCAAAGTGCACAAAGACCAGCTGATTGGCCAGTTGCTGCAGGAAGGGCAGGTGGGACGATATGAACTGGTGAAACCTCAGGCCTCTCACTGA
- the ube2a gene encoding ubiquitin-conjugating enzyme E2 A, with protein sequence MSTPARRRLMRDFKRLQEDPPAGVSGAPSENNIMVWNAVIFGPEGTPFEDGTFKLTVEFTEEYPNKPPTVRFVSKMFHPNVYADGSICLDILQNRWSPTYDVSSILTSIQSLLDEPNPNSPANSQAAQLYQENKREYEKRVSAIVEQSWHDC encoded by the exons ATGTCAACACCAGCAAGACGTCGTTTAATGAGAGATTTTAAACG GCTTCAAGAGGATCCTCCAGCTGGGGTCAGTGGAGCCCCGTCAGAAAACAATATTATGGTTTGGAATGCAGTTATTTTTGG GCCAGAGGGAACACCTTTTGAAGATG GAACTTTCAAACTCACAGTAGAATTTACAGAAGAATATCCAAACAAGCCTCCAACAGTGCGATTTGTTTCCAAAATGTTTCATCCAAATG TCTATGCAGATGGTAGTATATGCTTGGACATTCTTCAGAACCGCTGGAGTCCTACTTACGATGTTTCTTCAATCTTAACTTCAATACAG TCTTTATTGGATGAGCCTAATCCAAACAGCCCAGCCAACAGCCAGGCTGCTCAGCTATATCAAGAAAATAAGCGGGAATATGAGAAGAGAGTTTCTGCCATCGTCGAACAGAGTTGGCATGATTGTTGA